The Oscarella lobularis chromosome 8, ooOscLobu1.1, whole genome shotgun sequence nucleotide sequence AGGACATGAAAAAGGCTCGAAaagcgtcgcgcgacgaaacgggCGTGAGTGGGGTTTCCATAGGGCCGCGAAGGCCGAACGCGCGTGACTTTGCGTGTGCGCAGGGTCTAGGAAGTCCGAGCGTCTTCCACGCGACGGTAGTGATATTTCTAGAGTTCTTCGCATGGGGACTACTGACCGGCCCCATGATAACAGTAAGAAAACAAGGAGAATTCTCTTTACGCATACCAATGGGGGATGGGATTAGGTTCTAGGCGAAACGTTCAGTAGTCACACTCTACTGATGAATGGCTTAGTACAGGGAGTGAAGGTGGACAGTAGGATGGCTTGGATTTATTATTGTGAAAATGGGAATTTTTAGGGGTTCTTGTCTTTTTTGAGCGCTCCACTCATCGGCGCCTTATCCGACGTTTGGGGTCGAAAGTCGTTCTTGTTGCTCTCTGTCTTCTTCACGTGTTTACCTATACCGCTAATGAAAATGAGTGCAGGGTGAGTTTCTAGCTCAATATATAGCCAAAGTAGTCATAGATCCCCTAAAGTGTTAGGCAATTGTTCTATAGACAAAACGATATGTAGAGCACCCGTAGTAACTAGAAGAGGCTCTAGCGTTGTCTAACAATGATCTTCCTCCCCTAGTTGGTATTTCGCCGTGTACTCTTTGTCCGGCCTATTCGCCGTCACGTtcagcgtcgttttcgcctaCGTCGCCGACATAACGGACGAAAGCGAGCGCAGCACCGCCTACGGGCAAGTGTCGGCGACGTTTGCCGCGAGCTTCGTCACCAGTCCGGCCCTCGGCGCCTTTCTCAGCGCCAAATTCGGCGAcggagtcgtcgttctgTTTGCCACCTGCATATCCGTACTCGATCTCCTTTTCATTCTAATCGTCGTTCCCGAATCGTTGCCAGAAAGAGTTCGACCGGCTTCGTGGGGCGCGCCGATATCGTGGGAACAAGCTGATCCGTTTCAGGTACAGTATGATAGGGAGGTTGGATGAGTTGGTTAGCTTACTCCTATTATTATGTTTTTAGTCCATTCGAAAGATTGGTCAGGATAGAAATATTCTTCGTCTAATGATTATAGTATTTTTGTCCTATCTACCGGAAGCTGGGCAGTATTCGTGCCTGTTTATCTATTTGACTAAGGTTCTCTATATCTCTCTATTTATGAAAATTCAGATGATGAATTTGTTTTAGGTAATAGGGTTTGGTCGACAGGACGTTGCAATGTTTATAGCTATTGTGGGTCTGCTTTCCGTCGTGGCACAGGTGATGCTAAGACGAATTTCATTGAGTCCTCGTCTCATTTCTTTTTATCAGACTTTGCTGCTGGGAATGCTGATTAGCACTGTAGGTAATAGACGATGTATAATCGTGGGGCTCCTCTTCCAGTTCATTCAGCTGGCTTGCTTTGGAATGAGCACCGAACCTTGGTATGAATCGACTCGCCTGGAATGATATACATTGGATAgctgttcttttcttccagGATGATGTGGTCAGCTGGTTGTCTCGCCGCCTTTTCAGCCATAACGTATCCGGCGATCACGGCGCTGGTTTCAAAAAACGCGGAAGACGATCAGCAAGGTATATTCATTCTATTTGCATTGCCACAAACAGTCGTATGCTGCGATTCAACTACAGGGGCTGTCCAAGGCATAGTGACTGGTATACGCGGCCTCTGCAATGGACTCGGTCCTGCCGCATTCGGTCTACTCTTTGGCTTATTTCACGTTGACCTAACGGAGCCTCACGATGCCGCTGAAGCGCGGAATCAAACGGTATCATCTGTTAGGGTAAATAGCGTCATCGTGTGCATTTCTGGTAACTATAACAAGCTATCTCTTTGCGCGTTTCCTAGGAAATGCCTGGGGCTTCTTTTCTGTTTGGGGCCCTACTAGTCTTCCTTGCCGCCGTTGTGACTTTATTTCTTCGTGACGCCCACTCAAAGCAGATCGGTTCTGCATCAGAATCGCCTCGCAAGGAACTGTTGACCAAACTAGGACCCTAAAATTCACATTCATgcataatttttatttcgcCATGATTAGAGACAGTGATGAAATATAATTCCTAGCTGCATGCGTACTAGTTGCGCAATAGTcgagaaataaaagaaagtTGGCGAAATAGCTACCGGGCTCGCCTAAGCCAAAATGCACGCGCGATTGGTAAAAATGAAGAAGTTCAAGGAGCAGACAATATACGACTTTCTTAGATGAACATcgaaacagaaagaaaaaccgaCGAATCATGCACACATTCATCAATTATTGTTCGAAAGAAAGCAGTTGCCTCCTCACTGAAACCATGCTGAAACGATCAACGCCACCGTTGTCGTGATAGCAAATAACCCAACACTGGATTTTGCCAGCGAAGCGGCGTTGATTTCATAGTAGCCTTTCCAGCTTTTGGAATCACTGCACTGATCGTCGATTATGCAGTGAAGCTTGATGACACAGGATTGGTCGTCAGTGCTAATAGTAACGTCGCCGTCCGTCTTTGTGACGTTGATTTGCTTGCCTGATTGTGCTTCGCAACGCCTTGCCTGGTCCTGTTCCACGGTGCAACGTATCTCAGTCATGGTGCTATCTTGCTCGCATGCTGGGCTTGTTTGGTGGCTATACGAAATAGTAAGGGCGTTATTTTGCTCTAATACTgtgacgtttttttccttttccggGCAGCAGCACTTGGGCGAATCGCATCCTTTCACCGTCACAATGAAGGAGGAAACGGCTACTAGTACGATGCTTAGAAATAACTTCATCTCGTCTGCTGAGGCTCTTGATGGTTCTGGAGTGAAAGTAAGAATGCTTTTAAGTTGCGACGGTGAGCGATCTTACTACTATTGGTCAATTGAAACTTGAAACTGAAGCTCTTGACAGTGACAGTAACAGTGGCGAAACATTACGCCCAACAGCCAGAATTCTCAGCTTGGAGTAAAACTGACCGATTTGCGAAGGAAGTTAGATTTTACGGAACGACATGGAAAATGCTTTTGCTTACAATCCGGGAACGAATCACGTGGCAAAAAACTCTATCGAAAGCAGAAAGCAGACGATCCGCGCGTGCTACGTCGCAAGAATGAGTGCGAAACGAATGCGTAAGAAAGACACTGTTGGCTAGCTACTCACATTCACCGAAACAGAACATCGAAGACACACATAGACGCAGACGCAACATCTAGTTTCAGCCTCAGACAGACAGTTTGGGTTCGTAGATTCGATTTCTACTTGCAGTCGATTGGCCTGTAGTATGGCAGGGAGATCGTGCTTTCGGAACCCCCTTCGCTCGTACACTGGAACTCCACTTGCGCGGGCTCAGAGACAGGCGGATAGATGGGCGTGCAGTTGTCCGGGCAAGCAGGAAGCTCCTGTTTGCTATAGCAGATCTTTCTGCCGGTATGGGTCCCCAAGACCTTCTTCTCGATCAGACGGCACGGGGTGCGAGTGCTAGTAGTCGGCGTAGGAGTCGGTTTCGGCGTCCTTTCGACGATGAGTAGCTGCTGCTCATCTACGTACAGTATAGCAGATTTGAATTATCAGATATCGCGagtctcgttttcgttacTAACCGCAAGCCGTGCTTTCGATCAAATCATGACACTGACCGTTGAGATAGTTTCTACGCACggtgcgtcgacgaaacgtcaCGCCGTTCTCGCACGCACTCCAATGACCCCATTTCTCATAGTGACACCCTAAAAGTTCACATTTGTTATCTAAataatctctctctctctctctctctattgcCTTGCAGATGAACGTGTTTGGTGGCGGCTGCCATCGCGTAGGCAGTAATACTTTCCACAGGCGATCCAttgcgaacgacgtcgtgcaAACAGGCGCTGAGATAGTGACCGAATGCGACGACTCTATGACCTCTCGCAAGCACGACTTCAAAGATCTCACTGCACACTTCCGCCGCTCTATCCATGTCATCCTTCGAGACGAccgactcgacgacggagcacgatttcgtcgtcgtcttcgacggcaCAACCCACGAGTGAACGAATTcggcgacgctcgacgcgtGACCGCACGGCGTTTCGAGTTCGTTGACAAGCGTCGAATTGCCGTCGCTATTTCCGCACAAACCGCCCGTCATTCCGGCGTAGAATCCGTTCACCGCCAACTGGATGCCGAGTTCGTTGGCGTAGATGTCGACGCCGGCCCACGCGCTCAGTCGCGTGTACGTCTCCGTGCCGACCGTCACCGTTCGCACGTTCATGACGTGTTTGACTTTGTACGGAAGTTCGTGCGGATGGCCGTCGACTTGAAGCGTCGTTCCGCCGACGAGCGTGTATTTCGTCTCGTTGATGTAGACGTGGACGCTGTTGCCTTggacggtgacggcgaaaTTGTCCGACTCGTTGCGATGACGAGCGAGAACGAATTCGCACGTCGGTTCGACTTCCACTGACATTTTGTATTCGTCGAACGTGATGATGTGATAGGTTGCTTCGTGAGAGCTTCTGAAGTATCTGCAAATAGCTAATGAGGAGAAACGTTGTTACTATGGGAATCGAGGTGAGCTGATATAAAGCTTACGTGCTTTGAGAGGATAAGGAAGAACGTATCCCATGTTGGTTGTATTGAAGAGACTCGATTCGGCAGTCAAATTGACCATGAGTCTTATCGTGGTCGTATTGACTCGAAGCCATTGCGGCTTGTTGCTTCCTTCAAGATAGAGAATCGCCGATATATTTCCTTCAGTGTTATTGACGAGACTTCCGTTGAGTTCGCCCCGGAATTCAGGAACGCGAATAATCGCCGTCGTGTTATCGACGGTGTGACGATAACGGGAGACGTTACCGTAGAAATGAGTCCTATTGAAACGAGTGTAGCACGTGGAATTACTGACAGTCGTATTCATCGTCATCCACGCTTCAATATCGACTCGATTCCACGTATTGGCGACAATGTGAGCCGAAGCGTTGCCTGGGACGCTGTTCGCCTTTAGACTGATAACACGCTGTTCATACGGTTTCGAACCGGTCATGTACCAGTTGTACGTGCCGTTCATTCCGCgtccgacgccgccgaccgTTTCCAGTTTGGAGTAGAACGTTCCCTCGCTCACGTCAAGAAGCGTTTCGTTccagaagaagaatcgaATGCTGCTCGGCGCCGGGGATAGCGATCTGAGACGCACGGACGCTTCGGCGTTGCCGGAAAGCGGAAAGAAGGGCGCAAAGGGAACGTCGGTGCTGTTCGGATAGCTGACGGGAGTCGAGACTTCGATGCCGAGTATTTCGGCACCAAACGGTTCGTAGAATTCGGTCTggggggagagagagagagggaggtTTTCACTATTCGTTGACGGTTGCTCTCTCTCCTTACCTCGTTACGCTTCCAGATAGTCATATTCAACGTTTCGGTATTCACTTCGGCATATTGCTCGTACCTGGTGGACTCGGTTGTTcgaattaattttaaaagagacgtcgttcttACTTCATTTCTGCGAGAAGCGTCTCCGGCTCGGACGGCATTTCGTCGAGTTCGCTTTTCACCGAATAGTCGTCGAACACGCAGACGGTTCCTTTT carries:
- the LOC136190409 gene encoding hippocampus abundant transcript 1 protein-like encodes the protein MKKARKASRDETGGLGSPSVFHATVVIFLEFFAWGLLTGPMITVLGETFSSHTLLMNGLVQGVKGFLSFLSAPLIGALSDVWGRKSFLLLSVFFTCLPIPLMKMSAGWYFAVYSLSGLFAVTFSVVFAYVADITDESERSTAYGQVSATFAASFVTSPALGAFLSAKFGDGVVVLFATCISVLDLLFILIVVPESLPERVRPASWGAPISWEQADPFQSIRKIGQDRNILRLMIIVFLSYLPEAGQYSCLFIYLTKVIGFGRQDVAMFIAIVGLLSVVAQTLLLGMLISTVGNRRCIIVGLLFQFIQLACFGMSTEPWMMWSAGCLAAFSAITYPAITALVSKNAEDDQQGAVQGIVTGIRGLCNGLGPAAFGLLFGLFHVDLTEPHDAAEARNQTVSSVREMPGASFLFGALLVFLAAVVTLFLRDAHSKQIGSASESPRKELLTKLGP